Within the Clostridium scatologenes genome, the region GCTACAGCCTTAGACAAAACTCTAGCATCTGTTCTTGGATATGTAAGCAGCTTTTTTTCATATAAGGATTGAATTTTATTTAAAGTTTCTTCAGGACTTATTTTAAATTTCTTTGAACATTCATTTTGAAGCTCTGCTAGGTTAAAAAGCAAAGGAGCATTTTTACTTTCTACAGTCTTTTTTATATTTTCTATAACAGGCTCCTTTTCAAAAATTTTCTCACCTATTTCTTCTATAAATTTTTCTGCATCTTCTCTTTTCTTAAAACCGCCTTCATTATATAAAAGAGGTGAATCCTTATATTTAGAACCTTCTACAGATTTCCATTCACCCTCATAGACCATTTCTTCTTCATATTCTCCACCAGAATTGCCATCAAAGCTTCCTAAAATCTTATAAAAAGGTGTCTTTACAAATGATCTTATCTCCCGTTCTCTATCTACAATCATTCCAAGAACACAGCTCATAACTCTACCCACTGCAATTACCACTAATTTATCTCCAGTAGAATTAGCCACAGTTTTTCCATATTTAAGAGTTAAAAGTCTGGAAAAATTTATTCCTAAAAGATAATCTTCTTTAGCTCTTAAATATGCTGAATCAGCCAATGAATCATATTCTGAAATATCTTTTGCTTCTTTTATACCTCTGCGGATTTCTTCCTCTGTTTGAGAATCAATCCACACTCTCTTTTTTTCCTTATCTTTTACCCCTACCATTTGATCTACAAGTCTATAAATGTATTCTCCTTCTCTTCCTGAGTCGGTACATACATATATTGTACTTATATCTTCTCTTTTTAATAATCCACTAACTATATTGAATTGCTTTGATACTGCTGGAATAATTTCATATTTATATTCCTTAGGTAAAAAAGGCAAAGTATCTAAAGACCATCTTTTTAAATTAGGATCATAGGCTTCTGGATAGCTCATAGTTACCATATGTCCCACACACCATGAAAACACGGCTTTGTCTGATTCTATATAGCCATCTCTTTTGGTACCTTTTACATTTAAAAGTTTAACGTATTCCATAGCCACTGACGGCTTTTCTGTAATAAATAAAGCTTTACTCATAAAAAACCTCTCTGCATCTTAATGATTAAGTATTCATTTTCACAAGTTACTTGTCCAATTATACACTAAAGTAACTAAATTTAAAAATTTCACTTAAAATAGTTTCAAAATCAATTATATCATAATTTAGTTTTTCACATAATATTATTACCAAAGCCATGACTTTTATCCATAATTGTCCATTAAGAATACAGAGTAAAATATTTTCGATATATGTTATTTATTGTATATTTTCAACTTTTACTAAATGTATTGATCTCATCTATTTCAATTTTAACCATCAAGGCTCCATTATTAAAGAACTCATGTCTACCACCTTCTTTAATTAAGCACCATACTTTATTACGATCTGTAACTACAGTACCTGCAAGCATATTAATTCCATATTTATATAAGCATTTAGTCATAGGTGTACTAGGCCCTAAAATAGTAACATACGCATTTTTACTAAGATTAAGAAGTCTTGGTAAAGTTTTATTTATTAATGTAACTGCTGTTATGAAAACAAAATCTTGCTCTGGCAACAAGTATTCACAAGATGGATCTGGGAAATCTCCCTCCTGTGGAATTCTTTCAAGTATAGAAAGTTTGCATATTTCAGCTAAAGGTTCTAAATCTGGAAAATGACCTATAACAGCTACCTTTTTACCCTTTATTTTGTCTTTCATATATTCAAAATCATTAACATTTTTTTGTTTCTTCATACTAATACCACTAAGCACCTCAAAATTATTAGAAGTATTGATTACAGAATTAATTGCCGCTAAACCCAATGCTGCTTCATAATTACTCCAGGATTTTATAAGTTTCGCAGCATCATAGACTTTCATTCCAACCACATTACCTGCCGTGTGTAAATAGGAATTTCCTTCCTTAGGAGTCATGGCCATACCAGTGCCAATGGATTCCACTAAAAACCAGTTTAATCCCGCTACAAAATCCTTTATAACTAAATCCTTAGGTATTAATTCTATTAACTCATCATATATTTCCCACATAGTTACCTCCTTGTGCTATTTTATAAAAAATTAACCCAGCTATACTTTGAATTTAAGTAATATTTAAAAGCCTTCAATACTTTCTTTATTAATAGCTCAAAAGTCCATTAAAACATCATTCATTATCACTTGCCTTTTCCATTTAGCAATCTTCATTTTTATTAAAAATTTAAATGACTTAATATGCTTCTATCTTGTTATCTGAAATATTACATTTTAAA harbors:
- a CDS encoding DUF364 domain-containing protein; this encodes MWEIYDELIELIPKDLVIKDFVAGLNWFLVESIGTGMAMTPKEGNSYLHTAGNVVGMKVYDAAKLIKSWSNYEAALGLAAINSVINTSNNFEVLSGISMKKQKNVNDFEYMKDKIKGKKVAVIGHFPDLEPLAEICKLSILERIPQEGDFPDPSCEYLLPEQDFVFITAVTLINKTLPRLLNLSKNAYVTILGPSTPMTKCLYKYGINMLAGTVVTDRNKVWCLIKEGGRHEFFNNGALMVKIEIDEINTFSKS